In Oscillatoria sp. FACHB-1407, one genomic interval encodes:
- a CDS encoding Y-family DNA polymerase — protein MQPKIIALADCNSFFVSCEKVFNPALEGKPVVVLSGNDACVVSRSPEAKAIGIKMQAMGTEVKRFVSSHGLHIFSSNPALYRDMSRRVMTTLSHFCPTVEVYSVDEAFLDLTGFSQHNRVEYGQQMRQSVKQWTGIPVSIGIAPTKTLAKIANHRAKADPASQGVVDLTTGQDWFAILSEVAVRSIWGVGSHTAEALQARGIKTALQLQQADQSWIKKRFGVILLRTVLELGGMSCLPVEPTSDPRQGMMVTRCFGRPVTELAEMREAIATHTSRLAEKLRQEGLATQVVYVSMRTNRFANTPQYEASQEIRLEAPTNLTDKLLPHTLEAASALFKEGFQYYKAGVSAPKLVEADEVQTNLFDAHSDEKSQRLMQAMDQINRKLGSGSIKYAAMGLKQDWGTRVGYPSKRYTTCWDELPIVRA, from the coding sequence ATGCAGCCTAAAATCATTGCACTCGCAGACTGTAACTCCTTCTTTGTCTCCTGTGAGAAGGTGTTTAATCCTGCCTTGGAAGGCAAGCCTGTGGTGGTGCTCAGTGGCAATGATGCTTGTGTGGTGAGCCGTTCACCGGAAGCCAAAGCCATTGGCATCAAAATGCAGGCGATGGGAACCGAGGTCAAACGATTCGTCAGCAGTCACGGACTCCACATTTTCTCAAGCAACCCTGCCTTGTACCGGGATATGTCTCGTCGGGTAATGACGACCCTCTCTCACTTTTGCCCTACAGTTGAGGTGTATTCAGTCGATGAAGCATTTCTTGACTTAACGGGTTTTAGTCAGCACAACCGAGTCGAGTACGGGCAGCAGATGCGTCAGAGCGTTAAGCAGTGGACTGGAATCCCAGTATCGATCGGCATTGCTCCAACTAAAACCCTGGCAAAAATTGCCAACCACAGGGCAAAAGCAGATCCAGCCTCCCAAGGGGTGGTGGATTTAACCACAGGGCAAGATTGGTTTGCCATCTTGAGCGAGGTGGCAGTCAGGAGCATTTGGGGTGTGGGTTCTCATACTGCTGAGGCATTGCAAGCAAGGGGAATTAAAACGGCCCTTCAGTTGCAACAAGCAGACCAAAGTTGGATTAAAAAGCGATTTGGGGTCATTCTGCTAAGAACGGTATTGGAGTTGGGCGGGATGTCTTGTCTGCCTGTTGAACCTACGTCTGATCCAAGGCAGGGCATGATGGTAACGCGCTGCTTTGGTCGCCCAGTGACTGAACTTGCAGAAATGAGGGAGGCGATCGCGACTCATACCAGTCGGTTAGCAGAAAAGTTGCGGCAAGAGGGATTAGCCACTCAAGTTGTCTATGTGTCGATGCGAACCAATCGTTTTGCAAACACTCCACAATATGAAGCCAGTCAAGAGATTCGGTTAGAAGCCCCGACTAACCTCACAGACAAGCTCCTCCCCCACACATTAGAGGCTGCATCTGCTCTCTTTAAGGAGGGGTTTCAGTACTACAAAGCTGGGGTGTCTGCTCCAAAGTTAGTAGAAGCTGATGAGGTGCAAACGAACCTGTTTGATGCTCACAGCGATGAAAAGAGTCAGCGACTGATGCAGGCTATGGATCAGATTAACCGGAAGCTAGGCAGTGGCAGCATCAAGTATGCGGCTATGGGATTGAAACAAGATTGGGGAACGCGGGTAGGATATCCATCGAAGCGATATACCACTTGTTGGGATGAATTGCCGATCGTTAGAGCTTAA
- a CDS encoding peptidoglycan-binding domain-containing protein, translated as MNQSNGHLPLTDAISNFKLNHSSILLEYCQLASKECLSTSDEDRMSEILELAESDGVLDFWLNEADHFLAHELNLTNKESIYKFENQLANLREHLEHQLIENEKLDLFEELRHHLKHASQELQEHLKNRGFDPGPIDGILGPRTHSALIAFQQANQLIPNGLPDAVTREALGLK; from the coding sequence ATGAACCAAAGTAATGGGCATCTGCCACTCACAGATGCCATTTCTAACTTCAAATTAAACCACTCAAGCATCCTTTTGGAATACTGTCAATTAGCCTCAAAGGAGTGTTTATCTACCTCTGATGAAGACCGTATGAGTGAAATTTTAGAACTTGCAGAATCAGATGGAGTGTTGGACTTTTGGCTAAATGAAGCAGATCACTTTCTTGCCCATGAACTAAATCTAACTAATAAGGAAAGCATCTACAAGTTTGAAAATCAATTGGCTAACCTGAGAGAGCATCTAGAGCATCAATTGATCGAGAACGAGAAGTTAGATTTATTTGAGGAATTGAGACATCACCTTAAGCATGCTTCTCAGGAGTTACAGGAGCACTTGAAAAACCGAGGTTTTGATCCAGGTCCAATCGATGGGATTCTGGGTCCTCGAACCCATTCTGCTTTGATTGCTTTTCAACAAGCTAATCAATTAATTCCTAATGGTCTTCCTGATGCAGTAACCCGAGAAGCTTTAGGATTAAAGTAG
- a CDS encoding LexA family protein, producing the protein MSFPAPGDSSLDTSLDLNGLVKNPAATFFMRVEGEGLLNECVHPGDLLIVDRSIDAVAGKLVVAAVDGALVIRKLQIVNGQLRLQEPDASAKASGDFEVWGVVTTIIHSL; encoded by the coding sequence ATGTCTTTCCCGGCTCCTGGTGATAGTTCCCTTGATACCAGCCTTGATCTCAATGGTTTGGTCAAAAACCCAGCAGCGACCTTTTTCATGCGGGTCGAAGGAGAGGGGCTACTCAATGAGTGTGTTCATCCTGGGGATTTGCTGATCGTAGATCGCTCCATTGATGCTGTTGCAGGCAAACTGGTGGTCGCTGCGGTTGATGGGGCACTAGTGATTCGCAAGTTGCAGATCGTCAACGGGCAATTGAGGTTGCAGGAACCAGACGCATCTGCCAAAGCATCCGGGGACTTTGAGGTATGGGGTGTAGTGACAACTATCATCCATTCGCTCTGA
- a CDS encoding sigma-70 family RNA polymerase sigma factor yields the protein MPSPELRQFNAEIYCLLKANNPRTRSFLSFIKRTLRQFHLEDIHTEFDIFNESYLRGVDFILKGSSIKSPKAWMRKTAYNVIRERSRDNHRCQPVESEYMEALLVSEEIIELDLEVVRQAYLELESSDRQILELRIVENLSWRDIGERFVEMGESPQNEPALRKRGQRAMQRLREIYHRSRPQESLVP from the coding sequence ATGCCATCCCCAGAGTTACGACAGTTTAACGCGGAAATCTACTGTTTATTAAAAGCTAATAATCCTCGCACCCGCTCCTTCCTCTCGTTTATTAAACGGACTTTGAGGCAATTTCACCTGGAGGATATTCATACAGAATTTGACATTTTCAATGAATCCTATCTTCGAGGTGTAGACTTCATTTTAAAAGGCAGTTCCATCAAGAGCCCCAAAGCTTGGATGAGGAAAACAGCTTACAACGTTATTCGAGAACGGAGCCGGGACAACCACCGTTGTCAACCTGTCGAAAGTGAGTACATGGAAGCCTTGCTTGTTTCAGAGGAAATCATTGAGTTGGATCTCGAAGTTGTTAGACAAGCTTATCTAGAGCTCGAATCGAGCGATCGTCAGATTTTAGAGCTTAGAATTGTTGAAAACCTTTCATGGAGAGACATCGGAGAGCGTTTTGTTGAAATGGGTGAATCCCCTCAAAATGAGCCTGCTTTAAGAAAAAGAGGGCAGCGAGCAATGCAACGTCTTCGGGAGATTTACCACAGAAGCAGACCTCAAGAATCTTTAGTACCTTGA